Proteins encoded together in one Pseudomonas sp. Seg1 window:
- a CDS encoding NAD(P)-dependent oxidoreductase, with product MSKIAIIGATGRAGSQLLEEALRRGHSVTAIARDTSKIGARAGVVSKNVDVLDAAALQDAVAGHDVVITAAHFATVPASAIVGPVKQAEVKRLLVVGGAGSLLLPDDTRVIDSAGFPAEYKAEASAGAAFLEALRQEQELDWTFLSPSAEFVEGERTGSFRVGQDHLLVSAEGRSWITFADYAIALIDEVETPKHSRQRFTVGY from the coding sequence ATGAGCAAGATCGCAATCATTGGTGCCACCGGCCGTGCCGGTAGCCAACTGCTGGAAGAAGCCCTGCGTCGCGGCCATAGCGTTACTGCTATCGCCCGCGATACTTCGAAGATCGGCGCCCGTGCCGGCGTGGTCAGCAAGAATGTCGATGTGCTGGATGCGGCGGCGCTGCAAGATGCCGTTGCCGGGCACGATGTCGTGATTACCGCCGCGCACTTCGCCACGGTGCCGGCCAGCGCGATTGTCGGGCCGGTGAAACAGGCGGAGGTGAAGCGTCTGTTGGTGGTCGGCGGTGCCGGTTCACTGTTGCTTCCGGACGATACGCGAGTGATCGACAGCGCAGGCTTCCCGGCGGAGTACAAAGCAGAGGCCAGTGCGGGTGCGGCGTTTCTTGAGGCGTTGCGTCAGGAGCAGGAGCTGGACTGGACCTTTCTGTCGCCGTCGGCGGAGTTTGTTGAAGGTGAGCGCACGGGGAGTTTCCGTGTCGGCCAGGATCATCTGCTGGTGAGTGCCGAGGGGCGTAGCTGGATTACCTTTGCTGATTACGCGATTGCGCTGATCGACGAAGTGGAAACGCCGAAGCATTCACGCCAGCGGTTTACTGTCGGGTACTGA
- a CDS encoding MBL fold metallo-hydrolase: MIGFTTLKRVLLATASLGFAAHAAAANLTLDVYNPGTNAIFPVTSVLVSGAKDAILVDAQFGKSQAEQVVEKIRASGKHLTTIYISHGDPDYYFGLDTLTKAFPDAKVLASQPTVDHITKTVAGKLAFWGPKMGADVPAKTIVPGVLKGDSLMLEGQKLQVVGLDGKQPDRSFVWIPSLKAVVGGVVVAENIHVWMADTQTAQSHADWLQTLHSIETLKPKTVVPGHYLGESSRSLASVKFTADYIKAFDQETAKAKDSAALIAAMKKRYPTLGEESSLELSAKVAKGEMQW; encoded by the coding sequence ATGATCGGTTTCACCACACTCAAACGCGTTCTACTCGCCACCGCTTCCCTTGGCTTTGCCGCGCATGCCGCCGCTGCCAACCTGACCCTGGATGTCTACAACCCGGGCACCAACGCCATCTTTCCGGTGACCTCGGTACTGGTCAGCGGCGCAAAAGACGCGATCCTCGTCGATGCGCAGTTCGGCAAATCCCAGGCCGAGCAAGTGGTGGAAAAGATCCGCGCCAGCGGTAAGCACCTGACCACCATTTACATCAGTCACGGTGATCCGGATTACTATTTCGGCCTCGACACCCTGACCAAAGCCTTCCCCGACGCCAAGGTACTGGCCTCGCAACCGACCGTGGATCACATCACCAAAACCGTCGCAGGCAAACTGGCGTTCTGGGGTCCGAAAATGGGCGCCGACGTGCCAGCGAAAACCATCGTGCCGGGCGTGCTCAAGGGCGACAGCCTGATGCTCGAAGGGCAGAAATTGCAGGTGGTCGGCCTTGACGGCAAACAACCGGATCGCAGCTTCGTGTGGATTCCATCGCTCAAGGCTGTGGTCGGTGGCGTGGTTGTCGCCGAGAACATCCATGTCTGGATGGCCGATACCCAGACCGCGCAATCCCACGCCGACTGGCTGCAAACCCTGCACTCGATCGAAACCCTCAAGCCGAAAACCGTGGTGCCGGGGCATTACCTGGGTGAAAGCAGCCGCTCGCTGGCCAGCGTGAAATTCACCGCCGACTACATTAAGGCTTTCGATCAGGAAACGGCCAAGGCCAAAGACTCCGCTGCGCTGATCGCGGCAATGAAAAAGCGCTACCCGACACTGGGCGAGGAGAGCTCGCTGGAGCTGAGCGCGAAAGTCGCCAAGGGCGAAATGCAGTGGTAA